In Leishmania braziliensis MHOM/BR/75/M2904 complete genome, chromosome 23, one genomic interval encodes:
- the PRI1 gene encoding putative mitochondrial DNA primase: protein MLNEIRKLPEGSIEEEPHDVAEHYSEETATAHEQYDWRTESHPTESQDTEEAHQNLCNDDTVSENISSNMHEASSREAEAAAALGSDDMDDAIYNNGSSSSRKTPMVKGYRIDEVAALCSSSDAMFARRLPSGGCQFFAWPGTPLSVASSAIVSMPDTIRTVHAVFGRVGTPIDIVMDIDSQVPQEYWSMSKVRLYQRKVLDDVLTPLKEEIEKIGERIETQVVLQSPNLKKASFHIHTRLKDAAFADFYSLHGFLFRFQERLPNVDLQIYRPNGMLRMFSCMKENRTSAIVVFDEPKWHIGFPGGKVSDEQAALHSICVRDPSTFSRVLTFESPRQYNMPAYGGSRVTHGDSNEGTPLPPQVLLPRTEKEAIESASRWLRQATEVEVGEWRTWIGLGLCAFRVAYHFRNAKNLPRPAMAEMLDAWTEASRKCPLKFHNGECEARWAAFNPERLGHNADWWTAYKRLGRLEVPMREAMEREAAHAERRTSRYHPTPATEVSPAPAPSKAAAAPTTGSVMSASRKMKQQKTFRRA, encoded by the coding sequence ATGCTGAACGAGATTCGCAAGCTGCCGGAGGGTTCCATCGAGGAGGAACCGCACGACGTTGCGGAGCACTACAGCGAAGAGACGGCCACTGCACACGAGCAGTACGACTGGCGCACTGAGAGCCATCCAACAGAGAGCCAGGATACTGAGGAGGCACACCAAAACCTCTGCAATGACGACACAGTAAGTGAGAATATCTCGAGCAACATGCACGAGGCCTCATcgagggaggcagaggctgctgccgctctggGCAGCGACGACATGGATGACGCCATCTACAACAACGGCTCTTCGTCGTCTCGGAAGACGCCGATGGTGAAAGGCTACCGCATTGATGAagtggcagcgctgtgcaGCTCGTCGGATGCCATGTTCGCCCGACGCCTCCCATCTGGCGGGTGCCAGTTCTTTGCGTGGCCCGGGACACCGCTGTCCGTGGCAAGCTCGGCGATTGTGTCGATGCCGGACACAATCCGCACTGTGCATGCCGTCTTTGGTCGCGTCGGGACCCCGATCGACATTGTGATGGATATTGACTCTCAAGTGCCGCAGGAGTACTGGAGCATGTCAAAGGTTCGACTCTATCAGCGCAAGGTGCTAGACGACGTACTGACTCcgctgaaggaggagatTGAGAAGATCGGCGAGAGGATCGAGACCCAAGTTGTGCTGCAGTCGCCAAACCTGAAGAAGGCGTCCTTTCACATACACACCCGGCTGAAGGACGCGGCCTTCGCCGACTTCTACTCCCTGCACGGATTTCTCTTCCGCTTTCAAGAGCGGTTGCCGAATGTGGACCTGCAGATTTATCGGCCGAACGGCATGCTGCGCATGTTCAGCTGCATGAAAGAGAACCGCACGAGCGCCATCGTTGTGTTTGACGAGCCCAAGTGGCACATCGGCTTCCCAGGCGGGAAGGTGAGCGACGAgcaggcagcgctgcactcTATCTGCGTTCGAGACCCGTCGACGTTCTCGCGCGTGCTTACATTCGAGTCACCGCGGCAATACAACATGCCAGCgtacggcggcagcagagtcACGCACGGCGACAGCAACGAAGGTACCCCTCTACCGCCCCAGGTACTGCTGCCACGAACGGAAAAAGAGGCAATCGAGAGCGCGTCTCGCTGGCTGCGGCAGGCGACGGAGGTAGAGGTGGGGGAGTGGCGCACGTGGATCGGACTGGGACTGTGCGCCTTCCGTGTGGCTTACCACTTTCGCAACGCCAAGAATTTGCCTCGGCCGGCCATGGCAGAGATGCTCGACGCGTGGACGGAGGCAAGTCGCAAGTGCCCGCTCAAATTTCACAATGGCGAGTGTGAAGCGCGCTGGGCCGCCTTCAACCCCGAGAGGCTTGGCCACAATGCCGACTGGTGGACGGCGTACAAGCGTCTCGGTCGTTTAGAGGTGCCGATGCGCGAGGCCATGGAGCGGGAAGCCGCTCATGCCGAGCGGCGCACCTCGCGCTACCATCCTACCCCTGCCACTGAAGTGTccccggcgccggcgccgtcgaaagccgccgccgcccccaccACCGGAAGCGTGATGTCGGCGTCGCGCAAGATGAAGCAGCAGAAGACATTCCGCCGGGCGTAG
- a CDS encoding putative acetyl-CoA synthetase: MSDNIVLSAVMPNSPLSDSQYVRDFKSVLDSKVVEPTEVNSKRSHVGPHLGSRMHIYEYSVAQNDAFWAEIARRDFYWKQTWADDHHVKSYNFDKSKGPIFVKWFEGAVTNVCHNALDRHLPAHRERVCFYFEGNDPSVKETITYGDMYTRVVELANVLRYQYGIEKGDRVSLYLPMIPCAAVAMLACARIGAVASVIFGGFSAQAIVTRVVDCKPKLIITADASSRGAKPILLKAIVDEALEDCSVLGCNVPCLVFENVNREGCKMKEGRDTWCSDAVARLTPEQHLECPVEWMEAEDVLFLLYTSGSTGKPKAIEHTTAGYMVYAATTFKYSFDYHMDDVYFCTADVGWITGHSYVVYGPMIHCATSVLFEGVPSYPDYSRWWQLIEKYKVSIFYTAPTAIRSLIQAGDNYAKACDRSTLRVLGSVGEPINVEAWKWLREVGGEGHCDVSDTWWQTETGGHMITPMPGCTPMKPGSATLPFFGIEPVILDPMKLHEKNGPADGLLAIRAPWPGMARTIFGDHARFEQTYFSVDGYYLTGDGARRDADGYYWITGRVDDVLNVSGHRIGTSEIEEAVNTHPAVVESAAVGFPQSIKGEGIYVFLTFQQGTEVAPELLAAVKATVRKVIGPLATPDVLHPAQEGLPKTRSGKIVRRVLRKIATHNDDDFGDTSTLADPTVVDALKRSRAKWVDRS, encoded by the coding sequence ATGAGCGACAACATCGTCTTAAGTGCGGTGATGCCAAACAGTCCGCTGTCAGACTCCCAGTATGTGCGCGACTTCAAGAGTGTGCTGGACTCGAAGGTTGTGGAGCCGACAGAGGTGAACAGCAAGAGGTCGCACGTTGGCCCACACCTGGGCTCTCGCATGCACATCTACGAGTACTCCGTTGCACAGAACGACGCCTTCTGGGCGGAAATTGCGCGGCGCGACTTCTATTGGAAGCAGACCTGGGCGGATGACCACCACGTCAAGTCGTACAACTTCGACAAATCCAAGGGACCCATCTTTGTGAAGTGGTTCGAGGGCGCCGTGACCAATGTCTGCCACAACGCGTTGGACCGCCACCTGCCAGCGCACAGGGAGCGCGTGTGCTTTTACTTTGAAGGCAACGACCCAAGCGTGAAGGAGACGATTACGTATGGCGACATGTACACCAGAGTGGTAGAGCTGGCAAACGTGCTGAGGTACCAGTACGGTATTGAAAAGGGCGACCGTGTGAGCCTGTACCTGCCCATGATTccgtgtgctgcggtggccaTGCTTGCCTGCGCCCGCATCGGTGCAGTTGCCAGCGTAATCTTCGGAGGCTTCTCCGCACAGGCAATCGTGACACGCGTCGTAGACTGCAAGCCGAAACTTATCATCACAGCTGACGCGTCCTCTCGCGGTGCGAAGCCGATTCTGCTAAAGGCGATTGTGGATGAGGCGTTGGAGGACTGCAGTGTCCTGGGGTGCAACGTGCCGTGCCTTGTATTCGAAAATGTCAACCGTGAGGGCTGCAAGATGAAGGAAGGCCGCGATACCTggtgcagcgacgccgtAGCGCGGCTGACGCCGGAGCAGCACCTGGAGTGCCCGGTGGAGTggatggaggcggaggaTGTGCTGTTCCTGCTCTACACCTCTGGCAGCACCGGGAAGCCCAAGGCCATCGAGCACACGACGGCAGGCTACATGGTGtacgccgccaccaccttcaAGTACAGCTTCGACTACCACATGGACGATGTGTACTTCTGCACGGCAGACGTGGGCTGGATCACAGGCCACAGCTACGTCGTGTATGGCCCGATGATCCACTGCGCCACGTCAGTGCTGTTCGAGGGCGTGCCCAGCTACCCCGACTACTCGCGCTGGTGGCAGCTTATCGAGAAGTACAAGGTGTCCATCTTCTACACCGCGCCGACCGCGATTCGCTCCCTCATACAGGCCGGCGACAACTACGCCAAGGCGTGCGACCGCAGCACCCTGCGTGTGCTTGGCTCCGTCGGTGAGCCGATCAACGTGGAGGCGTGGAAGTGGCTGCGCGAGGTCGGCGGCGAGGGTCACTGCGATGTGTCGGACACGTGGTGGCAGACGGAGACGGGCGGTCACATGATTACACCGATGCCAGGATGCACCCCGATGAAGCCCGGTAGTGCAACACTGCCGTTCTTCGGTATCGAGCCGGTCATCCTCGACCCCATGAAGCTGCATGAGAAGAACGGCCCAGCAGATGGCCTGCTTGCCATTCGCGCGCCATGGCCCGGTATGGCTCGCACCATCTTTGGTGACCACGCCCGCTTTGAGCAAACCTACTTTTCTGTAGACGGGTACTATCTGACAGGCGACGGTGCTCGCCGCGACGCAGACGGCTACTACTGGATCACTGGCCGCGTCGATGACGTGCTGAACGTGAGCGGGCACCGCATCGGCACCAGCGAGATAGAAGAGGCCGTCAACACCCACCCGGCTGTGGTGGAGAGCGCCGCGGTTGGATTTCCTCAAAGCATCAAGGGTGAGGGAATCTACGTCTTCCTTACGTTTCAACAGGGGACGGAGGTGGCTCCCGAGCTGCTGGCGGCAGTGAAGGCGACGGTGCGCAAGGTGATCGGTCCGCTGGCCACGCCGGACGTGCTGCACCCCGCGCAAGAGGGTCTGCCAAAGACGCGATCTGGAAAAATTGTGCGCCGTGTGCTGCGTAAAATTGCCACAcacaacgacgacgacttTGGTGACACCTCGACCCTGGCGGATCCCACCGTTGTGGATGCATTGAAGCGCTCGCGCGCGAAGTGGGTGGATCGCAGCTAG
- a CDS encoding putative RNA-binding protein: protein MSTSPMSETYRNNNSAKDFSLSFGSHTSGSQSESGISQRLDGTHNFATPSLLSLEGMPTTGVVAGQRSQPPDASLATTAGGAEPKVTSQALPKKGSRGAARAAFANTDGPLARGQTATPPAESAKPKNQNVRRNVYISGVPPTYRSEDFRQLCQQFGRVEAAKLCVDNRNAPTKAYGFALYYSEESAASCIRGLNGSFLQGRCVQARLADSHATPQPLGDAGAAINTTLPPPSMQRDRRENNNRSRRSGASRRDSQGRRAACNNPIPSPSLPNNGMPLQMPFSPMGMAAAMPNGGAIPMPMAQYFPLMATAGGAVPTTTALTTSPVDGHMAVNTSPAAGFFTVTQAGCSPCTDGGFCPASTPLPGSLALGGGATNGAQHGGAPAAMPTLSPGSMGLSPPLGSLHSSDSCSSLASVKATTKVNTNGGTRDAVGNNVNPQPVVTPFTFPFPNMAPMMQAGPAQMMVAATAVNGANPTEWMTSPAATTTLVYYPLPTGGYGAFPATAAAANGVSVYPRPSSPSGLPATTAASNPVTSGAVPLAYFPMGALPMNSTASGTPALAPYLPSAPISVSNGGAEGFSAVPPNVIMMENGMGLQLQMLH, encoded by the coding sequence ATGAGCACCTCACCCATGTCTGAGACGTACCGGAACAACAACTCGGCTAAAgacttctctctttcgtttggTTCTCACACCAGCGGATCACAGAGCGAGTCGGGCATTTCGCAGCGGCTGGACGGTACGCACAACTTCGCGACGCCGTCACTCCTGTCGCTTGAGGGAATGCCAACTAccggtgtggtggcgggccAGAGGTCTCAGCCTCCTGATGCCTCactcgccaccaccgctggcggtgcCGAGCCGAAGGTGACGTCGCAGGCGCTCCCAAAGAAGGGCAGCAGGGGTGCTGCCCGTGCCGCGTTTGCAAACACCGATGGCCCTCTTGCCAGAGGGCAGACGGCGACACCGCCGGCAGAGTCAGCCAAGCCAAAGAATCAGAATGTCCGCCGAAACGTGTACATCTCCGGTGTGCCGCCAACCTACCGCTCAGAGGATTTTCGGCAGCTGTGCCAGCAGTTTGGTCGTGTAGAGGCAGCAAAGCTGTGCGTGGACAACCGCAATGCCCCGACGAAGGCCTACGGATTCGCTCTGTACTACAGTGAGGAGAGTGCGGCAAGCTGCATCCGTGGGCTCAACGGCAGTTTTTTGCAAGGTCGCTGTGTGCAGGCGCGCCTCGCCGACTCGCACGCCACCCCGCAGCCCCTTGGGGATGCTGGCGCCGCCATCAACACGACGCTGCCACCCCCCTCGATGCAGCGCGACCGGCGTGAGAACAATAATCGCAGCCGTCGCAGTGGTGCTTCTCGTCGCGACTCGCAGGGCCGTCGTGCTGCGTGCAACAACCCCATCCCCAGCCCGTCTCTTCCCAACAACGGCATGCCGCTCCAGATGCCATTCAGCCCAATGGGGATGGCTGCCGCTATGCCGAACGGCGGCGCGATACCGATGCCGATGGCGCAGTACTTTCCTTTGATGGCtactgcaggcggcgctgtcccgaccaccaccgcacTCACGACCTCTCCCGTGGATGGGCACATGGCTGTCAACACCTCGCCGGCGGCGGGTTTCTTCACGGTGACCCAGGCGGGCTGCAGCCCGTGCACGGACGGCGGCTTCTGCCCTGCCAGCACGCCTTTGCCCGGTTCTCTCGCCCTTGGCGGAGGCGCTACCAATGGCGCCCAACACGGAGGCGCGCCCGCTGCCATGCCGACGCTGTCCCCGGGATCCATGGGGCTCAGCCCCCCGCTGGGCTCTCTTCACTCATCCGACAGCTGTTCGTCCCTGGCATCGGTGAAAGCGACGACGAAGGTGAACACGAATGGCGGAACGCGGGATGCGGTGGGCAACAATGTTAATCCTCAACCTGTCGTGACCCCCTTCACCTTTCCCTTTCCGAATATGGCACCAATGATGCAGGCCGGGCCTGCGCAGATGATGgtcgcggcgacggcagtgaACGGTGCGAACCCGACCGAGTGGATGACgtcgccagcagcgacaacCACTCTCGTTTACTATCCGCTGCCCACCGGTGGGTACGGCGCCTTtcccgccaccgcggcggctgcgaaTGGTGTGAGTGTGTACCCTAGGCCGTCATCACCGTCGGGGCTGCCGGCAACGACGGCCGCTTCCAACCCTGTGACCAGTGGAGCGGTCCCGCTTGCGTACTTTCCCATGGGCGCGCTGCCGATGAACAGCACGGCGTCAGGAACGCCGGCGCTTGCGCCCTACTTGCCATCTGCCCCCATCAGCGTCAGCAACGGTGGGGCCGAAGGCTTTAGTGCAGTGCCACCGAATGTCATCATGATGGAGAACGGGATGGGCCTGCAGCTCCAGATGCTGCACTGA